The Zalophus californianus isolate mZalCal1 chromosome X, mZalCal1.pri.v2, whole genome shotgun sequence genome window below encodes:
- the PWWP3B gene encoding PWWP domain-containing DNA repair factor 3B, whose product MDAGYVLCNWKDQLWPAKVLSRSEMSSNSKRKKTFSLEVQILSLDEKIKVESTETKILSKSRIEAIASSLAVQSEVSAPPKEETAYERSLKVALDILNERTNLSQASSSDEEATITLSQNDPQKLSDSPPHKKYRKHEGDDGDEGDLSKCLEESETATSLLGANLENNDSLCDDKSQVHATIDTLATEMETKSSENSSWYETFPSLSEDEDEKESKKKIDISAVMPLYSTIKKEDVCIKDEKFTPTWPSDTFTVPKAVKEEAQDICPETLGVSSECSTFSENIEDPGEGPSNPCSSTSQNQPVESEAGAAALPRHCSWECQVSLSASNRVLDYSLLLMNNERDLQRLDFEELGEELQASDKSAQLNPIDTSVLDDNDEDEELPRFVFNYEPRSFETGMIVWFKYQKYPFWPAVVKSIRRKERKASVLFVEASMNPEKRGIRVPFRRLKKFDCKEKQALVEKAREEYSESIDWCISLICDYRVRLGCGSFAGSFLEYYAADISYPLRKVIKQDTFRNLFPKLHNENSAEQMVVTSQTKKMSFQKILPDRMKAARDRANKNLVDFIVNAKGTENHLLAILKGTKGSRWLKSFLNANRFTPCIETYFEDEDQLDEVVKYLQEIYKQIDKKMLTLIRDDKIKFILEVLLPEAIICSISAVDGLDYKAAEAKYLKGPSLGYRERELFDAKILFEKRRKPLTNEAH is encoded by the coding sequence ATGGATGCTGGGTATGTCCTGTGCAATTGGAAAGACCAGTTATGGCCAGCAAAAGTTTTGTCTAGATCTGAGATGTCATcaaacagtaagagaaaaaagacattttccctGGAAGTTCAAATACTCTCACTGgatgaaaaaattaaagtggaaagCACAGAAACAAAGATTCTAAGTAAATCTCGAATTGAAGCCATTGCCTCCTCACTAGCAGTACAGTCAGAAGTCAGTGCTCCACCTAAAGAGGAAACAGCCTATGAAAGGTCACTAAAAGTGGCACTGGATAttctgaatgaaagaacaaatttgAGTCAAGCAAGCAGTTCAGATGAAGAAGCAACCATTACTTTGTCTCAAAATGATCCACAAAAGCTTTCTGATTCACCCCCTCATAAAAAGTATCGGAAGCATGAAGGAGATGACGGAGATGAAGGAGACCTATCAAAGTGTCTTGAGGAAAGTGAAACCGCAACATCCCTGTTAGGAGCTAATTTAGAGAATAATGATTCCCTGTGTGATGATAAATCACAGGTGCATGCAACCATTGATACTCTTGCAACTGAAATGGAAACAAAGTCATCAGAAAACTCCAGCTGGTATgaaacttttccttccctttcagaAGATGAGgatgaaaaggaaagcaagaaaaagattGATATCTCAGCAGTTATGCCTCTGTATTCCACAATCAAAAAAGAGGATGTATGCATTAAAGATGAAAAGTTCACTCCAACTTGGCCATCAGATACCTTCACTGTGCCCAAAGCTGTGAAAGAGGAGGCACAGGATATTTGCCCAGAGACCCTGGGAGTTTCCTCTGAATGCTCTACCTTCTCAGAGAATATTGAAGATCCTGGAGAAGGCCCTTCAAATCCGTGCTCAAGTACCAGCCAGAATCAACCTGTAGAATCAGAAGCAGGTGCTGCGGCATTGCCCAGGCATTGTTCATGGGAATGTCAGGTTTCACTTAGTGCCTCTAACCGTGTCCTGGATTATTCACTCCTTCTTATGAATAATGAAAGAGATCTTCAGAGACTGGATTTCGAAGAACTTGGGGAAGAACTTCAGGCTTCTGATAAGTCAGCACAGCTAAATCCTATTGATACTTCCGTATTAGATGACAACGACGAAGATGAAGAACTTCCAcgctttgtttttaattatgagCCTCGTTCATTTGAAACAGGAATGATAGTCTGGTTTAAATATCAGAAATATCCATTTTGGCCAGCAGTGGTGAAAAGCATCAGgcgaaaagaaagaaaagcaagtgtgCTTTTTGTTGAGGCAAGCATGAATCCTGAAAAGAGAGGCATTAGGGTGCCTTTTAGAAGATTAAAGAAATTTGATTGTAAAGAGAAACAAGCACTAGTGGAGAAAGCCAGGGAGGAATACAGTGAAAGTATTGACTGGTGCATCTCGCTGATTTGTGACTACAGAGTTAGACTAGGTTGTGGTTCTTTTGCGGGCTCTTTCCTTGAGTATTACGCTGCTGATATTAGTTATCCACTTAGAAAAGTAATCAAACAGGACACCTTTAGGAACTTATTCCCAAAGCTGCATAATGAGAATTCTGCAGAACAGATGGTTGTGACTTCCCAGACCAAGAAAATGTCCTTCCAGAAAATTCTTCCTGACCGAATGAAGGCTGCTCGGGACCGAGCCAACAAGAACCTAGTGGACTTCATTGTGAATGCAAAGGGAACAGAGAACCATCTTCTAGCCATTTTAAAAGGCACAAAAGGGTCCAGGTGGCTGAAGTCATTTTTGAATGCAAATAGGTTCACTCCCTGTATTGAAACATACTTTGAGGATGAAGATCAGTTGGATGAGGTGGTGAAATATTTACAAGAAATCtacaaacaaatagataaaaaaatgcTGACTCTGATAAgagatgataaaattaaatttatcctGGAAGTTCTTCTGCCAGAAGCAATCATTTGTTCAATTTCTGCTGTTGATGGATTAGATTACAAGGCAGCTGAAGCAAAGTATCTAAAGGGACCATCCCTAGGATACAGGGAAAGAGAATTATTTGATGCAAAAATCTTATTTGAAAAGAGACGGAAACCATTAACAAATGAAGCTCATTAA